A window from Drosophila nasuta strain 15112-1781.00 chromosome 3, ASM2355853v1, whole genome shotgun sequence encodes these proteins:
- the LOC132793466 gene encoding protein lingerer-like isoform X5, with protein sequence MSTQQTRSGGGGGGGRTQKKSNSANLGGGGGGHSSGGGNINNSDAGGVTHAAATLNNKKTSDANKTEKAEKAQPKATTEQLRLAQITNSSTTEDPQINEKVTLLLTMTQRSEEEVCCALNECDYDLQAAANFLIEILPQGAFAKYEKKRKNKAANAVADGAGGDGDWADGNANADRREKSRNRSANRGGRGGTDSRGWRGREARENDRNMRESRGGDRGEDRANDNYRGQRNGPRGGAGGPGGAGGRDGGRGGGFMSRPGRGGGRMGGRSGGPRGERGFGARNNANNEDHHEVELWDNTIAQNAEKQQHQQAHDDAWGDWNNEEYEGSLKDSKVFTTSNLNSQVAGNVVAGGSSLTAGELSAPPGLEHHQGSHLEDSSNSTLPATSSATTPMMQYSAAVSNPPPQLQSAAVSTPSSAAPGSVSNVALNASSYASNVAADSFSSAASAAATLVQQAQQQAQQQLQQQQQQQQTPLKPSATLSAEQSQYFNSLTSQGASPTTAAAAVAAAAAAAATAAAQQQQQPSLAFQSSGGTASTQYPSTYANVFASAPGSSVGGTPTGGNSSDQSQQAPLRRARVKLPPPSKIPSTAVEMPGDNALNNIGYLDVQFGAMDFGNDDSFDALPEKFNAGVSIDGQQQQQQDDYQTKSQQQQAALTAGLQSAQILQGDALSAAGYAARSSAQQQAGNALDQLTKNDPYGQAGSGNNGASSYQNAYQSSAANKANSAYQTSASVQGFNSSSYANVQSSVANSYQPSSYASYQPNAVNSYQQQQAAAAGAQNATGSVAGSSAATQNIPISGSGGQNSSSANASSAYLTSGYSTPQSAYQSSQSVYGSTGLSNSSGFAGSASNSSSQYGNFSASAKLKDAANAGAATHYDSVSTSSGVSSSSASTGNGPAGAVSGVSGANQAVVSNTNNNVSGSSSASSVAAGGGINNSSSNNSSNVVSVSSQVQGGSIAGQGYYDLNYTPSIGTGRDNLGSVAFDARFARTDNNSSPVSNVSSTMSQQAGSSAPMLNVPYAYFYGGNVMPGGFQYGTPAIYPQQIPTANTASGGQFPKPSYSAGYGSTSYDTLSQATQDYSKGGYSSSVNQQSKTQTVSNQPQAGTGSDLTSSMYGKGHVALNKVNSYEKQSFHSSTPPPFNMANTQTPGGTSGQQYGMYLPMPAAGHHNMIHQPIHQMDGRIHSSSRRDSNSAGQRQQSSSQSKSAGKQSYPASYWTGQN encoded by the exons ATGAGCACACAACAAACTCGTTCGGGGggcggaggcggcggcggtCGCACTCAGAAAAAGTCAAATTCCGCCAATCTTGGCGGTGGAGGCGGCGGCCATAGCAGTGGCGGTGGCAACATCAATAACAGCGATGCTGGAGGCGTCACACATGCAGCCGCAACATTGAACAACAAGAAGACAAGCGATGCAAACAAGACAGAGAAAGCAGAGAAGGCACAACCGAAGGCTACCACGGAACAGTTGCGCCTGGCCCAGATCACCAATAGCAGCACCACAGAGGATCCGCAGATCAATGAAAAGGTCACGCTCTTGTTGACTATGACTCAACGTTCCGAGGAGGAAGTGTGTTGCGCCTTGAACGAGTGTGACTATGACTTGCAGGCGGCAGCCAATTTCTTGATTGAGATTCTACCACAG GGCGCGTTTGCCAAGTACGAGAAGAAGCGCAAGAACAAGGCTGCAAATGCTGTGGCGGATGGCGCCGGCGGGGACGGCGACTGGGCCGATGGCAACGCCAATGCGGACCGGCGCGAAAAGTCACGCAATCGCAGTGCCAATCGCGGTGGACGTGGCGGCACCGACAGTCGCGGCT GGCGTGGCAGAGAGGCACGTGAGAATGATCGCAATATGCGTGAATCTCGTGGCGGCGATCGTGGCGAGGATCGCGCCAATGACAACTATCGCGGCCAGCGTAATGGCCCACGCGGTGGTGCTGGTGGTCCTGGCGGTGCCGGCGGACGTGACGGCGGTCGCGGTGGCGGCTTCATGTCACGTCCGGGCCGCGGTGGCGGACGCATGGGCGGCCGCAGCGGTGGACCACGCGGTGAACGCGGCTTTGGTGCACGTAACAATGCTAACAACGAGGATCATCACGAGGTGGAGTTGTGGGACAATACCATAGCTCAGAATgcagagaagcagcagcatcagcaggcGCACGACGATGCCTGGGGCGATTGGAACAACGAGGAGTATGAGGGCTCGCTGAAGGACAGCAAAGTGTTTACCACGAGCAATCTCAACTCGCAGGTAGCCGGCAACGTTGTTGCTGGCGGCTCCTCGTTGACAGCGGGCGAGTTATCGGCACCGCCAGGTCTGGAGCATCATCAAGGATCTCATCTCGaggacagcagcaacagcacgcTGCCAGCTACGTCATCCGCCACCACGCCCATGATGCAGTACAGCGCAGCGGTTAGTAATCCGCCGCCACAACTGCAATCAGCAGCGGTGAGCACGCCTAGCAGCGCTGCGCCCGGCTCGGTCAGCAATGTGGCGTTGAATGCGTCGAGCTATGCGAGCAACGTGGCTGCCGATTCATTCTCCAGTGCGGCGTCGGCGGCTGCCACCTTGGTGCAACAGGCTCAACAGCAGgcacagcaacagttgcaacaacagcagcagcaacagcagacgcCACTGAAGCCATCGGCGACACTTTCAGCGGAACAATCTCAGTATTTCAACTCGCTGACGTCACAGGGCGCCAGTCCAACAACCGCTGCAGCTGCCGTGGCggctgccgcagcagcagcagcaaccgctgctgcacaacaacaacaacagccttCGTTGGCGTTCCAGAGCAGTGGCGGCACAGCGTCAACGCAGTATCCGAGCACCTATGCGAATGTGTTCGCCTCGGCGCCTGGTAGCAGTGTTGGTGGCACGCCTACAGGCGGCAATAGCAGCGATCAGTCGCAGCAGGCTCCGTTGCGTCGGGCACGTGTCAAGCTGCCGCCGCCATCGAAGATTCCATCGACCGCAGTGGAGATGCCAGGCGATAATGCTTTAAACAACATTGGCTATTTGGATGTGCAATTCGGTGCGATGGACTTTGGGAACGATGACAGCTTTGATGCGCTGCCCGAGAAGTTCAATGCGGGCGTCTCGATTGAtggtcagcaacagcagcaacaggatgATTATCAGACCAagtcacaacagcagcaggcggcGTTGACCGCTGGACTGCAAAGTGCGCAAATT TTACAGGGTGATGCTTTAAGCGCTGCTGGTTATGCGGCACGTTCGTCAGCGCAACAGCAGGCTGGCAATGCGCTGGATCAGTTGACCAAGAACGATCCTTATGGCCAGGCgggcagcggcaacaatggAGCCTCGTCGTATCAGAATGCGTATCAAAGCAGTGCCGCCAACAAGGCGAACAGTGCCTATCAAACATCCGCCTCGGTGCAGGGCTTCAACAGCTCCAGCTATGCCAATGTTCAATCCTCTGTGGCGAATAGCTATCAACCTTCGAGCTATGCCAGCTATCAGCCAAATGCTGTCAACTCctatcaacaacagcaggcggCGGCAGCTGGAGCTCAGAATGCGACGGGCAGCGTTGCCGGCAGCAGCGCTGCAACACAAAACATTCCGATTAGCGGCAGTGGCGGACAGAACAGCTCCAG CGCAAATGCGAGCTCCGCCTATCTCACATCGGGATATTCGACACCACAAAGTGCTTACCAGTCCAGCCAGAGTGTCTATGGCAGCACTGGTCTCTCCAACAGCAGCGG GTTTGCTGGCAGCGCAAGCAACTCGTCCTCGCAGTATGGTAACTTTAGTGCTAGCGCCAAGCTAAAGGACGCTGCTAACGCTGGAGCTGCTACGCACTACGACAG TGTCTCCACTAGCAGTGGcgtgagcagcagcagcgccagcaCTGGCAACGGTCCAGCCGGAGCTGTGTCTGGCGTATCAGGTGCTAACCAGGCGGTCGTTTCCAACA ccaacaacaatgtgaGCGGCAGCAGCTCGGCCAGCAGCGTTGCGGCTGGTGGcggcatcaacaacagcagcagcaacaacagcagcaatgtgGTGTCAGTTAGCAGCCAGGTCCAAGGCGGCTCGATAGCGGGC CAAGGATATTATGATCTGAACTACACGCCCAGCATTGGAACTGGACGCGATAATCTCGGCTCTGTGGCCTTTGATGCACGCTTCGCGCGCACCGACAATAACTCCAGTCCAGTTAGTAAT GTGTCCAGCACAATGTCGCAACAAGCTGGCTCCAGTGCGCCCATGCTGAATGTTCCTTATGCTTATTTCTATGGCGGCAATGTTATGCCTGGCGGTTTCCAATATGGCACTCCAGCCATTTACCCA CAACAAATACCGACCGCAAATACTGCCTCCGGTGGCCAGTTCCCGAAGCCATCGTATAGCGCTGGCTATGGCTCCACAAGCTACGATACACTCTCGCAGGCGACTCAGGATTACAGCAAGGGCGGATACTCGTCCAGCGTGAATCAGCAGAGCAAAACGCAAACGGTTTCCAATCAGCCACAGGCTGGCACTGGCTCCGATCTGACCTCATCGATGTACGGCAAGGGTCACGTGGCGCTAAACAAGGTCAAT TCTTACGAAAAGCAGAGTTTCCATTCGAGCACACCGCCACCATTCAATATGGCAAACACGCAGACACCGGGAGGCACGTCGGGCCAACAGTATGGCATGTATCTGCCGATGCCAGCGGCTGGACATCACAATATGATCCATCAGCCCATACATCAG ATGGACGGCAGGATTCATAGCTCATCCCGCCGG GACTCGAACAGCGCTggtcagcgtcaacagtcgagCAGCCAGTCCAAGTCTGCCGGCAAACAGAGCTACCCAGCCTCGTACTGGACCGGACAGAACTAG